The nucleotide window ATTAACCGTATTACCATTTCCAGCATTTGCTAACGCAACTGATGTATCTCCTAAATTAAATGCAGTACCGCTATTCGTTATAGTTTGTCCACTTCCCACTGTGTATACACCTACTGCTTCAGATGCTCCTGTTGCAATTGTTCCTCCTGTAAGGTTTACATTTCCTCCTTGTGAGTATACACCTACACCTTTGTTTCCTACTGTAACTGTTCCTCCTGTTACATCAGCAGCGTAACCGAACATTCCTATACCATTCTGTCCTACCGTTATATTCCCTGAATTAGATGTAGTGTAGTTTGTAGCCGTGTTTTCACCATACAGTCCTACACTATTATCACCTAAAGAGATGTTTCCTGTATTTCCGAGAACTGCTCCTGCAGTAATTGTTGCAGCTGGTTTGAACAGTACACCCACCGAAGCTGTTCCTGTGCTTGTTATGGTTCCCGCATTTGTTACACCTTGAGTTGTTGAACCTTCAGAGTACATAGCTGTTGACTTGTTGCCCATTGTAATTGTTCCTGTATTTGTAAGGATACTGTCCCCTATTCCGTAAAGTCCTGTTGATGTATCTCCCAATGTAATAGTTCCTGTTGCATTGTTATTAATAACTCCAAATTTTGCATACATACCTGTTGAATTTGCACCACTAAGGTTGATTGCACCATTGTTATTTAACGTAACAGCCGTTCTGTTAGCTGTCAAGTTTTCCTGTGCAATTGCAGTCTGTCCTGCCTGAGTTCCAGTTATAGTATTATTATTGTTATTGTCAATTGATGAATTTGAAATTTCTAACTGGTTGTATGCATCATTTGCATTATCAAGATTAATTGACTGATTCAATTTAAGCAAACTCTTATATAGCATAAATGTCTTATAGTCACTTCCTACTATATTTGCTCCTAAAGAACTTGCTAACCCGCTACCTGCTGTATCAGACAGATTCATTGATACGTCAGAAGCTATGAACAGTCTTGAACCACTTGCCATATTAAGTGTCAACTGTCCTATTGTACCACCAAATGTATTCGCTGACCAGCTTGCTATATCAGAAGATGTAAATGGAGAATATCCACTACCTTGATAATAGAATGCTGTACCTCTTGTATTGGCATCAGTACCTCCTGCTATGTTTGCAGTCGTTGCACCTGTGAAATTAATTCTTCCTGTTCCACCATTGTTATCTGCGTAGAATGCCAATGATTTCTGTTGTGTGTCAATTGTAGTACCATTGAACTTAACTGTACCACCTTGTGCATATGTATTGAATGCACCTCCTGTAGCTTTTATAGTACCACCAGTAATATCAACAGTACCTCCACTTTGTCCCAATGCACCAATTGATGCACTTCCGTCAACAGCTATAGTTCCTCCACCTGTATGAGTTATAGTACCGTTATTCATTGCTGCAAGCCCAACTGCACCATCTGTTGCACTTGAAGCCGTTCCTGTCACATCCACCTTGCCACTATTTGTTATTGTTGAATTATTAGCTATTAATGCTTTAACAGAAGCCCCTGATGCAGAAATCTTTCCTGTACTTGTAGATGTACCTGCACCATTAGCAAAAATACCTGTTGATTTATCAGCTGTTATTGTAATATCTGCTGCGGTTGTTATTGGTTTAACTGTATATATTCCTATGTTATCAGCACCACCTGTGATATTGATTTCATGTTTAGTTCCAGAACCTAGAAGATTAACTGTTCCTTGTTTTACAAACACACCAGTATTGTTTTTTCCTTCTATATTGATAGCATATTCTTTTAATTTAAATGTATTTCCTGATGTACTTTCAAAAAATATACCTGTATTTTTAGTTCCTGATAAATCAATATTCATCACAGAAGCTCTTGTATTTGCAGGTAAATCTGTAACTCTATTATCTCCTAAATCTCTATCAAATGCAACCCCACCTTCTAAATTCATCCATTGCTTAAACACAACTCCTGTAGAAAGTGTTCCAGAAATTTTTAAAGGTTTATTAAATAATATTTCAGCAGAATTATAATCATAACTACCTGGATAATCACTGCCTCCATTTACAATAATTCCATATTGCTTACTTCCAGTCATATTAATTGTACCATCATTTATATAAGAAAAACCAGAGTTTACAGGATTTGTAGGCTGCATAATATATGCTAATATATCACCAGTCCCTCCTAAATTTATAGTACCTGCTCTATTATGAAAATATTGTTGTATTACATTGGAATAATTCCCATGCGTTTCATCAAGTGCAATCCATCCAATATTGTTTGATCCATTTGTTGTTATCTTACCATCATTTACAAAACCTGTGTTTCCATTTGGATGTTGATGATATTGTGAAGTATACAATACCAAATAATTTCCATTTATATTTACATTTGTTCTGTTATTAAGAACCCAAGTTGATTCTCCTCTGTCATTATGACCATCTGTATGAAATAACCATTTTTGATAACCTGAAGTCGACGAACCTGTATAATTTATTGTTACATCTCTAATATTTAATGTGTGTCCTCCTACATTTTTAAAAGCAGCATACTGAGTTTGATTTGTAAAATTAAAATTTTGAATTCCATGTGGCACTTGATTATGACCGGCTCCTACTACTCCAGTCATATCAACTTCCGTTGCTTTTACATCATAACTGTTTCCATTTGCAGTTACATCAATTGTACCACCAGTCATATGTTGCTGAGCAATTGGTGCTACAGATCCTCCAGATTGAATCCATTCTTCATCTCCGTTTCCTGTTGCAGGTGCATTAATTGAAGGAGGATTTACTTCGGGTGCATCTGGTGGAGTAATATTAGGTGTAACCGGCCTAAAGTTAATCGCCTGTGGCAAGTTAGGCTGTGTAGCTGAAAGTGGAGTAACTGTTGGTGCTGTAAACACTCTCGGATTGATTCCTGCACTTACCTCGAATGCTACAATTGGTTCATTTACCGGCAACGTACTTGCTATACCATAACCTGATAATCCTTGTCTATTATTTGATGATGCCAGACGAGGATTTCTATTTCTGCCAAGCAGTGAATAATTTTTACTTTCAGGTGATACATATCTTTCATAGGCATTGGTACTTCTTTCAAATATACCCTCATATGGGTACTTTTCTTCCTTATCCCCTCTACCTTTATAAGTTCCGTTCCAATTATTATTAAAGTAATTTATACCATATTGCCAGCTGCTCCAAGGTGATTTTACAACATGATCACCTTGTTCCATTAATTGTGTCAGTTCCAATGTTGTATTTTTCATTAATTTACTGTTTTCTTTTCTTGCCCTTTTAAAATCAGTACGTATTTGATTTATTGATGTATTTATCTGATTAACTTGATTCTTGATTCCTGAACCTTCATTATCTGCAAATATATTAGCTGATGCAAAAAGCATTCCTGTCATTAAAAACATAATCAATGCAGATTCTGTGTATTTAAAATCTTTTGTTCTTTTCGCAAATGCACGCAATTCTTGCGAAATTTTCTTTAAATTATTTGTCATTAACTCTTTCTCTCCTTTAAAAAATATATTTTATAACTTTTTATAAAAGTATACTCAAACTACTATTCATGATGATTGAAAAGTATCTAAGTCTAAATTTATAATTTTAAGTGAAGGAGATTGAAAAAAAGTATAAAAAATGTGATTTATAGTGATTTCAAGTGATTTTAGCTTTCAAAATATACTTTAATTTCAATTTCCTAGTCAACTTAACATTATATTTTAATTTTAATTCCAAAAATCAGAAATATTTTATCAACCAAAAAAATAAAATATCTCTAAAAAATTTGTTACCTATATATTCTATCAAATTTTTTTAAATTGTCAACTTTTTTTATTTATTGTTAATTATTTCTTTTTTATTATAAAATTAAAATATAATTTATGATATGTAATATAAATTACATATATATCAAAATTTTAATTTTAAAAGTATATTTTTCTAAGTTTAAACAAACTATATTTTTATATTATAAAAAAAATAGCCTATTTTTTATAAGCTATTCTAATTAAGTTATAAATTATTTAAATTTTACTTTTTCGTAATAAAATATGGTTAAAATTAAATTTTCAAAATTCTTGATATTTCCATTTATAGTCTTTTTATTATCTCAATATAAAAATAATTTAATTTTATTTAAATGATAATATCTTTTTCAAAGAAAATTTATCCCTCCTCAACCACAACTTCCACGTCTTTCTTCCTAAATCCCATCCCAATTTTCACAATATTTTCATACCCCTCATGTTTCAGCCCATCAGCATAATTCCTGTCATTTATCTGCTTCAACGCACTTTTAGCTGTCCTCTTCAAGTTCTTGCTATCTTTCGCCTTAGAATGTTTAAATTCAAAAATAAATGCCTTATTTTTCTTATTTCTAGGTTTTAACATCAAATCTGGCAGTCCATCTCCACTTTCACTATTAGATTTAATATAATATTCCTCATACATCACAGCAACTATTCCCATAACAAACAGATGATACGAATTTTCTTCCTTCAAATCCCTAAAACTAACCGAATTTTTTAATAAAATCCTAATTTCATTCCTAAATTTCTCATAATCGCCCTTCATTAAATATTCTCCAAGCAGCGAGAATTTATAATGGCCTCCATAAGTTCTGTACAAAAATCTAATTTTGAAAAAATCAAATATTTCTTCGTTCGGTATTTTCAAATCATAAACATTTTTGGATACTTTTTTATCAATAGTCAAATATCCGCTGTGAAGGAAAAATTGCCAAATGTTCCCTCGTGCAAAATCATTCACATAATATTGATAATTTGGAGAGTCTTCCCTAATCTCAAACCCATAACTATTTCTATTCAAGTTCAAGGCATAATCTATATCCTGAAACGTAACATAGTCATAAATTTCTTTCCTTATACTTTCATGCCCTAGCAATCTTTCAAAATCAAAGATTATATTTTCATCTGAATTTTCAAGATAATTCATAATTTCATCATTACTGGAAGTATTTATCCAATGTTCCTTTAATTCTCTAAATCTTAAAAAATTTACTACTGACCAAGGATTATATATATTCCTGTTTCCAAATAAATATCCATTATACCATTTCTTTACCTCATTTATCTCAAAATCAAGATTATAATACTTTAATGCCTCTTCAACTTCATTTTCCAAAATTCCAAAATACTCGTTATAATCCTGCTCTAGTACAGTATGTACTTCCAAATTATTCAGCCCAGAAAAAATTCCTTCCTTAGCAATTCTCAAAATTCCAGTCATAACTGTAATTTCAACATAATCATTACCTTTCACACTCTTTTCAAAAAACTTTTTAAAGAAATTAATAATTTCATTATAATATCCATTTACATGTGCCTTTATTATCGGTTTATCATATTCATCAATCAACAAAATTACTTTTTTTCCATAATATTCGTATAAATATCTTGATAAATCTAATAATGCTCTCTCATAATCTATTTCTTTTCTTTTTAGCCAAATATTATCAAAATCTATTAAATCACCCTTACTTAATTTATCTCGTAAAAATGTAAATTCATTATAAAGATGTCGTATTTCTCCTTTTAAACCTCTGAACCCATCTTCCCAGTTTGTTTCCTCATAATCCTTAAAACTAATAAAAATAACTGGATTCTGTCCCTGTCTATCAAAATATTTGCTTTTAGAAATATAAAGGTTTTCAAAAAGTTTCCTATTTTCATCTTTATTTTCGATATTAAAAAAATACTTTAACATCGACATATTAAGTGATTTTCCAAATCTACGTGGACGTGTGAACAGCATTCTTGATGCCCCGCTTTTTAAAATCTCCTCAATCAATCCAGTCTTGTCAAAATAGTAATAATCCTTTTGAATCATCGTTTCAAAATTGTCAATTCCAATTGGCAAATTTCTCTTTTCTTTCCCATTTACAATCATTTTCATTCCCCCAATTCATTTCAAAATATTCTCAAGCCTCTATAAAACAAGATTAATCTAAAACTAGATTTTGAACTCAGTTTTAAAATTGCTTTACCATTATTATATTTATTTTATTAAAAATTGTCAAACAATATTTTTTTCTTTTTTATATAAATTCATAAAAAAACATAACCCAGAACTTTTTAATTTTCACCATCCAGTTCTTAGATTATGCTTTTTAAACTATTTAATTTTAAAATATATCTTTATCAGATAATTTTGCATCTTTTGTTTTAAACATTTCAAGCAGTTTTTCCACCGTCAATTTTTTCTTTTCCTCACCTTTTATATCAAAAATTACTTCTCCTGCATGAAGCATAATAAGTCTATTTCCATAAGTTATGGCATCTTGCATATTATGCGTTATCATAAGACT belongs to Leptotrichia trevisanii DSM 22070 and includes:
- a CDS encoding autotransporter-associated N-terminal domain-containing protein, with the translated sequence MTNNLKKISQELRAFAKRTKDFKYTESALIMFLMTGMLFASANIFADNEGSGIKNQVNQINTSINQIRTDFKRARKENSKLMKNTTLELTQLMEQGDHVVKSPWSSWQYGINYFNNNWNGTYKGRGDKEEKYPYEGIFERSTNAYERYVSPESKNYSLLGRNRNPRLASSNNRQGLSGYGIASTLPVNEPIVAFEVSAGINPRVFTAPTVTPLSATQPNLPQAINFRPVTPNITPPDAPEVNPPSINAPATGNGDEEWIQSGGSVAPIAQQHMTGGTIDVTANGNSYDVKATEVDMTGVVGAGHNQVPHGIQNFNFTNQTQYAAFKNVGGHTLNIRDVTINYTGSSTSGYQKWLFHTDGHNDRGESTWVLNNRTNVNINGNYLVLYTSQYHQHPNGNTGFVNDGKITTNGSNNIGWIALDETHGNYSNVIQQYFHNRAGTINLGGTGDILAYIMQPTNPVNSGFSYINDGTINMTGSKQYGIIVNGGSDYPGSYDYNSAEILFNKPLKISGTLSTGVVFKQWMNLEGGVAFDRDLGDNRVTDLPANTRASVMNIDLSGTKNTGIFFESTSGNTFKLKEYAINIEGKNNTGVFVKQGTVNLLGSGTKHEINITGGADNIGIYTVKPITTAADITITADKSTGIFANGAGTSTSTGKISASGASVKALIANNSTITNSGKVDVTGTASSATDGAVGLAAMNNGTITHTGGGTIAVDGSASIGALGQSGGTVDITGGTIKATGGAFNTYAQGGTVKFNGTTIDTQQKSLAFYADNNGGTGRINFTGATTANIAGGTDANTRGTAFYYQGSGYSPFTSSDIASWSANTFGGTIGQLTLNMASGSRLFIASDVSMNLSDTAGSGLASSLGANIVGSDYKTFMLYKSLLKLNQSINLDNANDAYNQLEISNSSIDNNNNNTITGTQAGQTAIAQENLTANRTAVTLNNNGAINLSGANSTGMYAKFGVINNNATGTITLGDTSTGLYGIGDSILTNTGTITMGNKSTAMYSEGSTTQGVTNAGTITSTGTASVGVLFKPAATITAGAVLGNTGNISLGDNSVGLYGENTATNYTTSNSGNITVGQNGIGMFGYAADVTGGTVTVGNKGVGVYSQGGNVNLTGGTIATGASEAVGVYTVGSGQTITNSGTAFNLGDTSVALANAGNGNTVNSTVANVELGTNNIYVYSSDAAGTVNNSTNLSATGSGNYGIYSAGTVTNSGNMDFGNGVGNVGIYSVGGGTATNTGTITIGGSNAATNAFGIGMAAGYQNSDTGNVINNGTINVNGDYSIGMYASGAGSTATNNSNIVLNGNNTTGIYADNGATAINTGNISTGSGSYSNVVGVYLGTGATLNNTGTITINGSNSVGVYLKGGRVVNYGNITVNGNNNPSNTVQKFTTPPTGKGIGGANIDAPAGAQTATVTINGVKQTPVVINTFAKNPIEVSASSIGMYVNTSGKDYTKSINGLGNLTQEADLIIGTEATEMTNSKSILIKDPRILGPYNNAIKTSGVSNWNIYSGGLNWLATPTLNPNDGTMTSIYMVKIPYTAWAGRESTPVNSADTYNFLDGLEQRYGVEALDTRERKLFQKLNGIGNNEAILFYQATDEMMGHQYGNLQQRINATGNLLDKEFRYLKHDWRNPSKQNNKIKVFGMRDEYNTDTAGIINYTSNAYGVAYVHEDEKIKMGNSSGWYAGAVTNRFKFK
- a CDS encoding AAA family ATPase, which produces MIVNGKEKRNLPIGIDNFETMIQKDYYYFDKTGLIEEILKSGASRMLFTRPRRFGKSLNMSMLKYFFNIENKDENRKLFENLYISKSKYFDRQGQNPVIFISFKDYEETNWEDGFRGLKGEIRHLYNEFTFLRDKLSKGDLIDFDNIWLKRKEIDYERALLDLSRYLYEYYGKKVILLIDEYDKPIIKAHVNGYYNEIINFFKKFFEKSVKGNDYVEITVMTGILRIAKEGIFSGLNNLEVHTVLEQDYNEYFGILENEVEEALKYYNLDFEINEVKKWYNGYLFGNRNIYNPWSVVNFLRFRELKEHWINTSSNDEIMNYLENSDENIIFDFERLLGHESIRKEIYDYVTFQDIDYALNLNRNSYGFEIREDSPNYQYYVNDFARGNIWQFFLHSGYLTIDKKVSKNVYDLKIPNEEIFDFFKIRFLYRTYGGHYKFSLLGEYLMKGDYEKFRNEIRILLKNSVSFRDLKEENSYHLFVMGIVAVMYEEYYIKSNSESGDGLPDLMLKPRNKKNKAFIFEFKHSKAKDSKNLKRTAKSALKQINDRNYADGLKHEGYENIVKIGMGFRKKDVEVVVEEG